A genomic stretch from Arachis stenosperma cultivar V10309 chromosome 3, arast.V10309.gnm1.PFL2, whole genome shotgun sequence includes:
- the LOC130967557 gene encoding cellulose synthase A catalytic subunit 7 [UDP-forming]-like: protein MEASTGLFAATHDNNDLVVIQGHNEPRPVKNLDGQLCEICGDLVGLTVGGDLFVACEECGFPVCRPCYEYERREGTQVCPQCHTRYKRIKGSPRVERDEDEDDVDDIEHEFIMLEEKEELRQRKKSSGYDNENAKSASLAKVKGELPVSTYHEPGYEKFADKERADDWKLNQGNLWPETEATVDPEKAIKDESRQPLSRKVAIPSGRLSPYRMMVAARLVILLLFFQYRIFHPVPEAIGLWFTSVVCEIWLALSWLVDQLPKWFPIDRQTYIDRLSIRFEPEDKPNMLSPIDIFVTTVDPTKEPPLVTANTVLSILALDYPADKISCYVSDDGASMLTFEALQETAEFARKWVPFCRKYSAEPRSPEKYFSEKIDYIKDKLQTTYVKERRTMKREYEEFKVRINALVAKSMRVPAEGWTMKDETPWPGNNTNDHPSMIQVLIARGGGHHPDQLPCLVYISREKRPAFQHHNKAGAINALLRVSAVLSNAPFVLNLDCNHYVNNSKVVREAMCFFMDIQLGNGIGFVQFPLRFDSLDRNDRYANKNTVLFDINLRCLDGIQGPAYVGSGCIFSRKAIYGLEPPKVSKPPRIVQVHSKQDENEEEDAGIIEEDKQLLKSEMNFENRFQKSHFANSSSTEEGGVDASSGQAALLKEAIHVMSCKYEDRTLWGYEVGMSYGSIAADTLTSFKLHSRGWESVYCMPKRAAFRGTAPINLTDRLNQVLRWAVGSLEILFSRYCPLWYGFNEGKLKTLQRVAYINSTVYPFSSIPLLIYCLIPAICLLTDKFITPSVGTFASLVFISLFITIFASAILELRWSGVSLEEWWRNQQFWVIGSVSAHMFAVVHSLMKALPLVRSNINFITVSKAPDEGQFHQLYTIKWTALLIPPTTIIIINLIGIVAGFTDAINSGGHSWGALLGKLFFSLWVIVHLYPFLKGLMGRQNRTPTLIVIWSVLLASIFSLVWVRIDPFVLKTKGPDAKQCGISC from the exons ATGGAAGCTAGTACCGGGCTTTTTGCTGCGACCCATGACAACAATGATCTTGTGGTCATTCAAGGACACAACGAG CCAAGGCCTGTGAAGAACTTAGATGGCCAACTATGTGAAATATGCGGTGACTTAGTGGGACTAACTGTGGGCGGAGACTTGTTTGTAGCTTGCGAGGAATGTGGGTTTCCCGTGTGTAGGCCTTGTTACGAGTACGAAAGAAGGGAAGGGACTCAAGTTTGCCCCCAGTGCCATACAAGATACAAGCGTATCAAAG GAAGCCCAAGAGTAGAGAGAGACGAAGACGAAGACGATGTGGATGATATAGAACATGAATTCATAATGttggaagaaaaggaagagtTGCGGCAAAGGAAGAAGAGTAGCGGATATGATAATGAGAATGCTAAATCAGCATCCTTGGCCAAG GTGAAAGGGGAGCTGCCTGTATCTACATACCACGAGCCGG GCTATGAAAAATTTGCTGACAAAGAGAGAGCAGATGACTGGAAGTTAAACCAAGGAAATCTATGGCCTGAAACTGAGGCTACAGTTGATCCCGAAAAGGCTAT TAAAGATGAAAGTAGACAGCCACTCTCAAGGAAGGTGGCGATACCATCCGGAAGACTCAGCCCTTACAGGATGATGGTTGCAGCGAGGCTCGTGATTCTCTTGCTATTCTTTCAATACAGAATCTTCCACCCAGTACCTGAAGCAATTGGACTCTGGTTCACATCTGTGGTGTGTGAAATTTGGCTAGCATTGTCATGGCTGGTTGACCAACTTCCTAAATGGTTTCCCATTGATCGCCAGACGTATATTGATCGTCTCTCAATCAG ATTTGAACCGGAGGACAAGCCGAATATGCTTTCTCCAATAGATATATTTGTCACTACAGTGGATCCAACGAAGGAACCTCCTCTAGTTACAGCCAATACTGTTCTTTCAATCTTGGCGCTAGATTACCCAGCTGACAAAATCTCATGTTACGTTTCTGATGATGGAGCTTCCATGCTCACCTTTGAGGCTCTTCAAGAAACTGCTGAATTCGCAAGAAAATGGGTACCGTTCTGCAGAAAATACTCTGCTGAACCTCGATCACCAGAGAAGTACTTCTCTGAGAAGATAGATTACATAAAGGATAAGCTTCAGACAACATATGTAAAAGAACGTCGTACTATGAAG AGAGAATATGAAGAATTTAAGGTGAGGATTAATGCACTTGTGGCCAAGTCCATGAGAGTTCCAGCAGAAGGGTGGACAATGAAAGATGAGACACCGTGGCCGGGAAACAACACCAACGATCATCCAAGTATGATACAAGTCCTTATTGCTCGAGGCGGAGGCCACCACCCCGACCAACTTCCCTGTCTTGTATACATATCTCGTGAGAAAAGGCCGGCATTCCAACACCACAACAAAGCTGGTGCCATAAATGCCTTG CTTCGAGTATCAGCAGTGCTAAGCAATGCTCCCTTCGTGCTGAACTTGGATTGCAATCATTATGTTAATAACAGCAAAGTCGTGCGTGAGGCCATGTGTTTCTTTATGGACATCCAACTTGGGAATGGCATTGGCTTTGTTCAGTTTCCTTTAAGATTTGACAGCCTTGACAGGAACGATCGTTATGCCAACAAGAACACTGTTTTGTTTGAT ATTAACCTAAGGTGCCTAGATGGAATTCAAGGACCTGCTTATGTTGGTTCAGGATGCATCTTCAGCAGGAAAGCTATATATGGTTTGGAACCACCAAAGGTGTCAAAACCGCCGCGAATTGTTCAAGTGCACTCAAAACAGGATGAAAATGAAGAGGAAGATGCAGGAATAATAGAAGAAGACAAGCAGCTACTGAAATCAGAGATGAATTTTGAGAACAGatttcaaaaatcacattttgctAATTCTTCATCAACAGAAGAAGGTGGCGTCGATGCTTCTTCCGGTCAGGCGGCCCTGCTCAAAGAAGCCATTCATGTCATGAGCTGCAAATATGAAGACAGAACTCTGTGGGGATATGAG GTTGGCATGAGCTATGGATCTATAGCTGCAGATACTCTTACGAGTTTCAAGTTGCATAGTCGAGGCTGGGAATCGGTATATTGCATGCCGAAGAGAGCTGCATTCAGGGGGACAGCTCCTATCAACCTTACAGATAGACTTAACCAGGTGCTTAGATGGGCGGTGGGATCACTTGAGATCCTCTTCAGCCGCTATTGCCCGCTGTGGTACGGCTTCAACGAAGGAAAACTGAAGACGCTTCAAAGGGTTGCCTATATTAACAGCACTGTCTACCCCTTCAGCTCCATACCTCTTTTGATATATTGTCTCATTCCTGCTATCTGCTTGCTCACTGATAAATTCATCACACCTTCG GTAGGGACATTCGCAAGTCTAGTCTTTATTAGTCTATTCATCACAATCTTTGCATCGGCCATCCTCGAATTGAGATGGAGTGGTGTTAGCCTTGAGGAATGGTGGAGGAATCAGCAATTCTGGGTCATCGGAAGTGTGTCTGCACACATGTTCGCAGTTGTACACAGCCTCATGAAAGCCCTGCCCCTGGTAAGAAGCAATATCAACTTCATCACCGTATCGAAGGCGCCAGACGAAGGGCAGTTCCACCAGCTGTACACCATCAAATGGACTGCTCTCCTTATACCTCCAACTACAATCATAATAATCAACCTCATTGGCATTGTAGCTGGTTTCACAGATGCCATAAACAGTGGTGGACATTCTTGGGGAGCACTTCTTGGGAAGCTCTTCTTCTCTTTGTGGGTTATTGTTCATTTGTACCCATTCCTTAAAGGCCTCATGGGTAGGCAGAACCGAACACCAACGCTTATAGTCATATGGTCGGTGCTTTTGGCTTCTATCTTCTCCTTGGTTTGGGTAAGGATTGACCCTTTTGTGTTGAAAACAAAAGGACCAGACGCTAAGCAATGTGGAATCAGTTGTTGA